From a region of the Candida albicans SC5314 chromosome 1, complete sequence genome:
- the TOS4 gene encoding Tos4p (Putative fork-head transcription factor; rat catheter and Spider biofilm repressed) produces the protein MSNMNYQFPPSSPLLEDYSYNSSKDPFTSVASAKSKVAEEAAEARVSRDNYPTPNPSSSLFRSSSPAREAYGDNDVFRPEPKQTANINKDFNVLNPDKSVMRIPLVNTHTHFSIGRSSRSCEFALTASDPRISRVHLKLSSSSQQIILTCLGSNGVGVIIPKPCFVYETNSPDNFIIMENTTGKPLDAHLHNYKLNKTIKLDGNHTEFFVRKGETITMPKFENILLQISKDIILLNPNDIDEDLTDEETPTLLIENDNTNTNNTTPMNKTVSLTLPKTPLKPKPKSIIKVAENNNEEPDETPSKEQRSVENRTFVLFEDKNIPSRSTSTSPKPPAVLADKTNIKRKATSEEPQVKKKKKQIKRQQTPELDNSVLALPNLAEIQNILINHLAFSRLSSTPASFLNTISVSTSKLSLAQIRAILHDLKCIGVIHRQGKDAAGQPLQEEYYYMPENDEDRERTTLVSNIKGHGGLRSCRKTHKQYYWKKPAPIKK, from the coding sequence ATGTCTAATatgaattatcaattcCCACCTTCGTCGCCTTTGCTCGAAGATTATTCTtataattcttcaaaagaCCCTTTCACGTCAGTTGCGTCAGCTAAATCCAAGGTTGCTGAAGAAGCGGCAGAAGCTCGAGTATCTCGTGATAACTATCCAACTCCAAATCCATCTTCCTCGTTATTCCGTTCATCTTCTCCAGCAAGAGAAGCTTACGGTGATAATGATGTTTTCAGACCAGAACCTAAACAAACAgcaaatatcaacaaagaTTTCAATGTTTTGAATCCAGATAAATCGGTTATGCGTATCCCATTGGTcaacacacacacacatttCTCCATTGGCAGATCGTCACGCAGTTGTGAATTTGCTCTTACTGCTTCAGACCCTCGTATTTCCAGAGTTCATTTGAAGTTAAGTTCCAGTTCTCAGCAAATTATTTTAACGTGTCTTGGGTCAAATGGTGTAGGTGTCATTATTCCTAAACCTTGCTTTGTTTATGAAACCAATTCCCCAGATAATTTCATAATAATGGAAAATACTACTGGCAAACCTTTGGATGCACATTTGCATAACtataaattgaacaaaacaATCAAGTTAGATGGTAATCATACTGAATTTTTTGTTCGTAAAGGTGAAACTATTACTATGcctaaatttgaaaatatctTGTTGCAAATCTCAAAAGATATAATCTTGTTGAATCcaaatgatattgatgaagatttgaCTGACGAAGAGACTCCAACTTTGCTTATTGAGAATGATAACACTAACACTAATAACACTACTCCAATGAACAAAACTGTTAGTTTGACGCTTCCAAAAACCCCATTAAAgccaaaaccaaaatcaattatcaaagttgctgaaaacaataatgaagaaCCAGACGAAACACCAAGCAAGGAGCAACGCTCTGTTGAAAATAGAACTTTTGTCTTGTTTGAAGATAAGAATATTCCACTGCGTTCCACGTCTACTTCACCCAAGCCACCAGCAGTACTAGCTgacaaaacaaatattaaaagaaagGCAACTTCTGAAGAACCACAAgtcaaaaagaagaaaaaacaaatcaagaGACAACAAACTCCTGAACTTGACAACTCAGTATTGGCATTACCAAATTTGGcagaaattcaaaatatattgattaatCATTTGGCATTCTCAAGATTGAGTTCTACGCCGGCATCATTCTTGAATACTATTAGTGTGTCGACATCTAAATTATCTTTAGCTCAAATCAGAGCCATTTTACATGATTTGAAATGTATTGGAGTGATTCATCGTCAAGGGAAAGATGCCGCTGGTCAACCATTACAGGAAGAATATTACTACATGCctgaaaatgatgaagacaGAGAAAGAACTACTTTGGTTTCTAATATCAAAGGTCATGGTGGATTAAGATCCTGTAGAAAAACTCATAAGCAATACTATTGGAAAAAACCAGCACCAATCAAGAAGTAA
- a CDS encoding uncharacterized protein (Essential protein required for the DNA integrity checkpoint pathway; Spider biofilm induced): MSSSDDDFDDDEDDVLLQDFLLGKTQIPEVSIISQTRNPLPAKIPQTQQPNTQVKKTILDDEVQAKLFQADGEIATLRAQLQQLQRQKQEEVSALKESLNTFKESSENQLSILKNAVQTLEDEKKFLNNELISKTASKKRKTEPSNKIATSTLANEEKYLPLRPLKEVKTGTNDSVVATQNETQGKPIQKVIKLSSDSSLLIDQLWNHSIVGSKRTSFEYLNKICIDFDLKLNSGLKIVKRTSISSSIVEFLMMNKNNRLDKLIEIFTISTIQLVEKLLQEKYILAIPFILSLVDCSLSFRPAALTKSLIVQILKRVSKITESLLFLLNSNLDEDDLANYHDVPYQVMVLEKFIFVECLDLMERLVTLTTTFDIEFIKTVWQNRILPQNIITSCLPDNSERFKNTAQINVVFNIVELLVASVTEETFAYNDTNLDEKLILSLLKVFLIDIPIREDFMFYGLNRILGNNCDFLKIDSVIPKDHDHLNNYLIVIPQPIPFDIETPHQFRIDMNHEYHLLILRIKIAELFLSLIITKQTFDFLYNKEHFKSLIRVIGFEQNHIAQSPRSKHVYLRLQLISMLVKIIDYLTQDLRDASELIYSELMYEIFVVFSRIAFGADSLSIDAHKLLVKIRNRPGGKSLTVFNKWCETRARQLNHVSLSNFNVETVANVESDFANGLEFPYESETVELARNILNRFVDHDEAENLYVNMNAEDPHDFENDDEMDIP; this comes from the coding sequence ATGTCCAGCTCAGACGAcgattttgatgatgatgaagatgatgttTTACTACAAGATTTTTTACTTGGAAAAACACAGATACCAGAAGTCTCCATCATTCTGCAAACCCGCAATCCACTTCCAGCTAAAATTCCTCAAACTCAACAACCAAATACTCAAGTGAAGAAAACCATTCTAGATGATGAAGTACAAGCCAAATTATTTCAAGCGGACGGAGAGATAGCAACTTTACGTGCTCAATTGCAACAGTTGCAAAGACAGAAACAGGAAGAAGTTTCAGCCCTAAAGGAGTCCTTGAATACATTTAAGGAATCTAGTGAAAACCAgttatcaatattaaaaaatgCGGTACAGACCCTTGAAGATGAGAAGAAATTCTTAAACAATGAGTTGATATCTAAAACTGCTAGTAAGAAGCGAAAAACAGAGCCACTGAACAAAATAGCAACATCCACTTTAGCAAATGAAGAAAAGTATTTGCCACTACGGCCGTTGAAAGAAGTAAAAACTGGTACAAATGATTCAGTTGTTGCAACCCAAAATGAGACCCAAGGTAAACCGATTCAAAAAGTTATCAAACTACTGAGTGACTCATCATTACTTATAGATCAACTTTGGAATCATTCTATAGTGGGAAGCAAAAGAACatcatttgaatatttaaataaaatatgcattgattttgatttaaaattgaattcagGGTTGAAAATTGTGAAACGTAcctcaatttcatcaagtattgttgaatttttaatGATGAATAAAAATAACCGATTAGATAAACtcattgaaattttcaccATATCGACAATTCAACTAGTTGAGAAACTATTACAAGAGAAATACATTCTTGCAATACCATTTATTTTGTCTTTGGTTGATTGTTCATTGTCTTTCCGACCAGCAGCACTTACAAAATCGTTGATTGTACAAATACTAAAGCGAGTATCGAAAATAACTGAGAGtctattgtttttgttgaattccaatcttgatgaagatgatttaGCCAATTATCATGATGTTCCGTACCAAGTGATGGTATTAGAGAAGTTTATCTTTGTGGAATGTTTGGATTTGATGGAAAGGTTAGTGACTTTGACTACAACATTCGATATTGAGTTTATCAAGACAGTATGGCAAAACCGCATTTTACCccaaaatataataactTCATGCCTACCTGATAATTCTGAAAGATTTAAGAATACTGCGCAAATAAATGTGGTATTTAATATCGTAGAGTTGCTTGTTGCCTCAGTCACTGAAGAGACGTTTGCATACAATGATACAAATTtggatgaaaaattaattttatcacTACTAAAAGTTTTCCTAATAGATATTCCAATTCGAGAAGACTTTATGTTTTATGGGTTGAATAGAATCTTGGGCAATAATTGTGATTTTCTTAAAATCGATAGTGTTATCCCTAAAGATCACGACCATTTGaacaattatttgattgtaaTCCCACAACCAATTccatttgatattgaaacaCCACACCAATTTCGAATAGATATGAATCATGAAtatcatttattgattCTTCGAATTAAAATTGCTGAGCTTTTTTTGTCGTTAATTATCACTAAACAAACTTTTGATTTCCTATATAATAAAGAGCATTTCAAGTCATTGATACGAGTCATTGGATTTGAACAGAACCATATTGCACAATCACCTCGATCCAAGCATGTGTATTTAAGATTACAATTGATTAGCATGTTAGTGAAAATCATAGATTATCTTACACAAGATTTACGTGATGCCAGTGAACTCATTTATAGTGAGTTGATGTATGAGATTTTTGTCGTATTCCTGAGAATTGCATTTGGTGCTGATTCGTTGTCAATAGATGCCCATAAATTATTGGTTAAAATCAGGAACCGGCCAGGCGGTAAAAGTTTGACTGTATTCAACAAGTGGTGTGAGACAAGAGCAAGACAGTTGAATCATGTGTCACTACTGAATTTCAATGTTGAAACTGTTGCTAATGTAGAAAGTGATTTTGCCAATGGTTTAGAGTTTCCATATGAATCAGAAACAGTTGAACTAGCAAGAAATATATTAAATCGATTTGTGGATCATGATGAAGCCGAGAATTTGTATGTCAATATGAATGCAGAAGACCCAcatgattttgaaaatgacgATGAAATGGACATCCCCTAG
- the RPL37B gene encoding 60S ribosomal protein eL37 (Ribosomal protein L37; Hap43-induced; Spider biofilm repressed), producing MGKGTPSLGKRHNKSHTLCNRCGRRSFHVQKKTCSSCGYPAAKMRSHNWALKAKRRRTTGTGRMAYLKHVTRRFKNGFQTGVAKAQTPSA from the exons ATGGGTA AGGGTACTCCATCTTTAGGTAAACGTCACAACAAATCTCACACCTTATGTAACAGATGTGGCCGTCGTTCATTCCACGTTCAAAAGAAGACCTGTTCTTCTTGTGGTTACCCAGCTGCTAAAATGAGATCTCACAACTGGGCCTTAAAAGCcaagagaagaagaactaCTGGTACCGGTAGAATGGCTTACTTGAAACACGTTACCAGAAGATTCAAGAACGGTTTCCAAACTGGTGTTGCTAAAGCTCAAACCCCTTCCGCTTAA
- the SMT3 gene encoding SUMO family protein (SUMO, small ubiquitin-like protein; Smt3p-conjugated proteins localize to septation site and mother side of bud neck; C. albicans septins appear not to be Smt3p-modified, in contrast to S. cerevisiae septins), whose protein sequence is MSDTENTGGSPPAAEAGPKEEKGTHINVKVSDGTQEVFFKVKRNTKFRRLMEAFAKRQGTSPDTMRFLVDGGRVHADQTPEDLDMDDGDTIEAHRAQIGGCL, encoded by the coding sequence ATGTCCGACACTGAAAACACAGGAGGCTCACCACCAGCTGCTGAAGCAGGtccaaaagaagaaaaaggaacACATATAAATGTGAAGGTTTCCGATGGTACACAAGAAGTGTTTTTTAAAGTTAAACGTAATACCAAATTTAGAAGATTAATGGAAGCCTTTGCCAAAAGACAAGGTACATCTCCCGATACTATGCGTTTCTTAGTTGATGGTGGAAGAGTTCATGCTGATCAAACACCAGAAGATTTAGATATGGATGATGGTGATACTATTGAAGCTCACCGTGCACAAATTGGTGGTTGTTTATAA
- a CDS encoding mRNA splicing protein (Ortholog(s) have RNA binding, first spliceosomal transesterification activity, role in mRNA 5'-splice site recognition and U5 snRNP localization): protein MSSNIFKRFKSAEESLDEDESVTPVYIPKAKRAKLEALKAKKSQIASRLSTHKQQSAPTTTTNTSTTASTTTTATTNNTNNSKPSIQTKKPTGKKFQFDWDVEEEDTASGFVPLIEMDEEIDDPLFSGQESTHWTNKNLEEMTDRDWRIFKEDYNITTKGKNIPNPLRYWNEGSINDKLVSIISQLGYEEPTSVQRASIPLALKKRDVVGVAETGSGKTLAFLIPVLNYILSIDENYLKYEKISNEPVGLILAPTRELALQITKEAEKFCKKLGYQVLPIIGGHHYQDTINKIDQTGVHLIVATPGRLVDSIERKIVDLSKCYCLVMDEADRMIDMGFEKDLNKVLDKLPTEKQLSSTIDGRIFHLEKRSTMMFTATISPTVEKLTKKYLIDPGYLYIGGAGEALDNISQSFEFLSSATTEATKFNKLIKIIRSHWRVTENPLIIIFANFKHVCDSLSQELSSNDINNVVIHGSKSQDMREQAITNFRNHESEVLIATDVAARGIDIPNVTLVINYQMVKKFDEYIHRIGRTGRAGNLGESFTFISDQDTEIFTPLKKFLKKGGKRLPDWLYKHQSQTVQE, encoded by the coding sequence ATGAGCTCAAACATATTTAAACGTTTTAAATCAGCAGAAGAATCATTAGACGAAGATGAGTCGGTCACCCCTGTGTATATTCCCAAGGCAAAACGTGCCAAATTGGAAGCATTGAAAGCAAAGAAATCACAAATTGCTTCTCGACTATCGACCcacaaacaacaaagtGCTcccacaaccaccaccaacactAGTACTACTgcctccaccaccacaacagcaacaacaaataatacCAACAACTCAAAGCCATCAATCCAAACAAAGAAACCAACTGggaaaaaatttcaatttgattggGATGTAGAAGAGGAAGATACTGCATCTGGGTTTGTTCCCTTGATAGAAAtggatgaagaaattgatgacCCATTATTTAGCGGTCAGGAGCTGACCCACTGGACCAATAAAAACCTAGAGGAAATGACAGATAGAGATTGGAGAATATTTAAAGAGGATTATAATATCACTACCAAAGGTAAAAACATACCTAATCCTTTGAGGTATTGGAATGAAGGATCGATTAATGACAAATtggtttcaattatttctCAATTAGGTTATGAAGAACCAACTTCAGTTCAACGAGCAAGTATCCCCTTAGCATTAAAGAAACGAGACGTCGTTGGAGTGGCTGAAACTGGGAGTGGGAAAACCTTAGCATTTTTAATTCCCgtattgaattatatcCTAtctattgatgaaaattatCTCAAATACgaaaaaatatcaaatgaaCCGGTGGGGTTGATTTTAGCACCAACAAGAGAATTGGCGTTACAGATAACGAAGGAAGCAGAGAAATTTTGTAAGAAACTCGGATATCAAGTTCTACCGATTATTGGAGGACATCACTATCAAGAtactataaataaaattgacCAAACTGGAGTCCATTTGATAGTGGCTACCCCAGGTAGATTAGTGGATTCTATTGAAAGGAAGATTGTTGATCTTAGCAAGTGTTATTGCTTGGTCATGGATGAAGCAGATAGAATGATTGATATgggatttgaaaaagatttgaaCAAAGTTTTAGACAAATTACCAACTGAAAAGCAATTATCACTGACAATAGATGGAAGAATATTTCATTTGGAAAAAAGATCAACAATGATGTTTACAGCAACTATTTCACCAACAGTTGAAAAACTCactaaaaaatatttgattgacCCAGGCTATCTTTATATTGGTGGTGCAGGAGAAGCCTTGGACAATATTAGTCAACTGTTTGAGTTCTTGTCCAGTGCAACCACCGAGGCaaccaaattcaataaactAATAAAAATCATTCGAAGCCACTGGAGAGTCACCGAAAACCccttgattattatttttgcaaATTTCAAGCACGTATGTGACTCGTTATCACAGGAATTATCTAGTAATGACATTAACAATGTTGTCATTCATGGTTCTAAATCACAAGATATGAGAGAACAGGCAATCACAAATTTTCGAAATCACGAAAGCGAAGTCTTAATAGCGACTGATGTTGCCGCAAGAGGAATAGATATTCCGAATGTCACATTAGTGATTAATTATCAAATGGTGAagaaatttgatgaatataTACACAGAATAGGTAGAACTGGTAGGGCTGGGAATTTGGGTGAAAGCTTTACATTTATTTCCGACCAAGATACGGAAATTTTCACACCCCTAAAGAAGTTCTTGAAAAAAGGTGGCAAGAGATTGCCTGATTGGTTGTATAAGCATCAGTCACAAACTGTCCAAGAATGA
- the PRM1 gene encoding pheromone-regulated protein (Putative membrane protein with a predicted role in membrane fusion during mating; Hap43p-repressed gene; protein induced during the mating process), which yields MFRNYLNLPEILTQVYLNKYAILLILILIKLILLETSILDNLNSVLLDNSICDNGEIQPVLNTVHYMIVDSLQTLEAAGIVSIILTLKVIKQLALFFIELFFGTYICLLNAALKGSTEVALDASEGVIRAVNATVVSATNDIESALKGLSSIINDLVTGFNAIKNMFTGSKSDPTQYQNKINITLGDLKSKIMIPSEVLTKLDNFKNSSLYGLSQLGNGTQTIVSTPFELAIKKLNTMKSSYNFTTGAPSPINFREECLKDMSKLKDVQTDLAKLVEKISKWLFIGLVLAMVGSILYVSYIQWRHWRRMDKFISETGIDKEVQFRNQYNIYNNFLIYTIVKRMGIELNERTIWMLSFMFSKISRNVFFFGIMGVVSVVAQYILLNSVQSSMNNHIKSFDITSNSTSMSASTIYLRDMNTYIDDTQDKLNQELFSGIKEISVSLNSTIVEFLDKLNETLSDIFGSTPLAGPINTVVYCTIGRKLEKVEKGLTWMNDNLNINIPSISRDIEDGLSHMTFLQPQSVLARANKIIDLYRKSILLELYISLGLLGVWLFQIFVGSATLTIRYWNSTRQGNNSYAISSPHELSEQEKQVYGYPLSHPLIDGKDLTTSSSFYPTTEEKSK from the coding sequence ATGTTTagaaattatttgaatcttCCTGAAATCTTAACTCAAGTGTACTTGAACAAATATGCTATCTTGCTAATACTAATCCTTATCAAATTGATACTATTGGAAACTTCCATCTTAGATAATCTTAACCTGGTATTATTGgacaattcaatttgtgACAATGGCGAAATTCAGCCTGTGTTGAACACTGTTCATTATATGATTGTCGATAGTTTGCAAACATTAGAGGCCGCGGGTATagtatcaataattttaacACTCAAAGTTATTAAACAATTAGCGTTGTTTTTCATCGAATTGTTTTTTGGGACGTATATTTGTTTACTAAATGCAGCTTTAAAGGGGTCAACAGAGGTAGCTCTTGATGCAAGCGAAGGTGTTATTCGAGCTGTTAATGCTACTGTGGTATCGGCAACAAATGACATTGAGAGCGCTCTAAAGGGTCTTTCCCtgattattaatgatttggTGACTGGATTTAATGCCATAAAGAATATGTTCACTGGATCCAAGTCAGACCCAACTCAgtatcaaaataaaatcaatattactTTAGGAGATTTAAAGAGTAAAATCATGATCCCTAGTGAAGTTTTAACCAAActtgataatttcaaaaattctaGTTTGTATGGGTTATCACAATTAGGTAATGGTACTCAAACCATAGTGTCTACCCCTTTTGAATTGGCCATTAAGAAATTAAACACCATGAAACTGAGTTATAACTTTACCACAGGTGCACCAAGTCCCATCAATTTCCGTGAAGAGTGTTTGAAAGATATGAGTAAATTAAAGGATGTACAAACCGACTTAGCAAAGttagttgaaaaaattagcAAATGGCTTTTTATTGGTTTAGTGCTTGCTATGGTGGGCTCCATCTTGTATGTGAGTTATATCCAATGGAGACATTGGAGACGAATGGACAAATTTATCAGTGAAACGGGTATAGACAAAGAAGTACAATTTCGCAACCAATATaatatttacaacaacTTTTTGATATATACAATAGTGAAACGCATGGGAATAGAACTTAATGAAAGAACAATTTGGATGTTGAGCTTCATGTTTAGTAAGATTTCCAGGAATGTGTTCTTTTTTGGAATAATGGGAGTTGTTTCAGTAGTGGCACAATATATTCTACTAAATTCAGTTCAATCATCTATGAATAATCATATCAAGTCGTTTGATATTACAAGCAACAGTACCTCCATGTCAGCATCTACAATTTATCTTCGTGATATGAACACTTACATTGATGATACACAAGACAAGCTAAATCAAGAGTTATTCAGTGGTATAAAAGAAATATCGGTGTCGTTAAACTCGACAATTGTAGAGTTCTTGGATAAGCTTAATGAAACACTATCTGATATATTTGGGAGTACACCACTAGCAGGACCAATAAACACGGTTGTCTACTGTACAATTGGAAGAAAACTAGAAAAGGTTGAAAAGGGTTTAACCTGGATGAATGATAACTTAAATATCAACATACCTTCTATTAGCAGAGATATTGAAGATGGTTTATCTCACATGACATTTTTACAACCGCAATCAGTTTTAGCAAGagcaaataaaattatagATTTATACCGAAAATCTATATTGTTAGAGTTATACATAAGTCTAGgacttcttggtgtttggttatttcaaatttttgttggGAGTGCTACACTTACTATTCGGTATTGGAATAGTACCAGACAGGGAAACAATTCTTACGCCATTAGTAGCCCACATGAATTGTCAGAACAGGAGAAACAAGTATATGGCTATCCTTTGTCACATCCTTTGATTGACGGCAAAGACTTAACTACATCGTCAAGCTTCTATCCGACTACAGAGGAGAAACtgaaataa
- a CDS encoding uncharacterized protein (Protein of unknown function; hypoxia, Hap43-repressed; ketoconazole induced; induced in oralpharyngeal candidasis; 16h flow model biofilm repressed, late-stage flow model biofilm induced; rat catheter and Spider biofilm induced): protein MCKTEICGICQHKSWTGCGKHVHEIMDISSKDNWCTCEPLDKDEEVFIEGHGVYPPKAGQGLRRGSGCGYQSSSPR from the exons ATGTGTAAAACTGAAATTTGCGGAATTTGTC aACATAAATCTTGGACCGGTTGTGGTAAACATGTCCACGAAATAATGGATATCAGTTCTAAAGATAATTGGTGTACCTGTGAGCCATTGgataaagatgaagaagtttTCATTGAAGGTCATGGGGTTTATCCACCAAAAGCAGGTCAAGGTTTGAGAAGAGGCAGTGGTTGCGGTTACCAGAGTTCTTCCCCAAGATAA
- the PSP1 gene encoding Psp1p (Protein repressed during the mating process), whose product MSAMNYPDFLNSSNQNGGSPAMSKGNDPRSQDTRESKQQDLYPSGNNYISNVATNKDYPPQQQQQQQQQFNNLLLKKLSALDDASPLDVSSFYTNASLNKDSFNLPAELQGGVSNISSRRPSYAAESFTRNNFYHQPSLNPQSPQLGAQSSNFFNNRKDLSSIAMFNNYANNHYQHNGDGNFDINDSFSNLNLNAKFNDFQSRRPSQLVDFSFSPFGDTRQQQQQQQQQSQSQSQSQSQSHVPNQNLQQSQPHLTNAGNSAPFIAYQNKQSMNSAQNQSMGQGNPIKLENGLMLRDQYIVASPELKSLYMKTIKYFQDQSITADILSKLNNLLTNPVIIKLITFIKNLNNLTFNHKILCLVINKNGKFDLLSYPHNSNIFLQKNDLVIVDGDRGKDLVMIVEPLVNLNFAILFNFLKKLEHLKSLTIIEGHVTKTNGGTHPTTMDASTIINSHSNEDNEFIITLPTKQVLRFATPKEVHKISGKFLEEKKAFITCYNKIKELNLDSDLSLINVEYQCDFKKLIFYYFAGFKRIDFRGLIKELFKIYKTRIWLCAVLPYNKPELYITMDKEDSEPKVVQVNNNLVPREYELTNDQILNFSINEFDNLATPSYFHSKNVQNLIKHMTNEIKGHFYGFNTGKIEGNYQPVKTVDLSDRSRILPNFNPFGDFQ is encoded by the coding sequence ATGTCTGCAATGAATTATCCAGATTTCTTGAATTCCAGCAATCAGAACGGAGGCTCGCCAGCAATGTCGAAGGGTAATGACCCTCGATCACAAGATACGCGCGAGAGCAAACAGCAAGATTTGTACCCGTCAGGCAATAATTATATCCTGAATGTTGCAACCAACAAGGACTATCCACctcagcaacaacaacaacaacaacaacaattcaacaaccttttattaaaaaaattatcagcATTAGATGATGCTCTGCCGTTGGATGTGTCCAGTTTTTATACTAACGCCTCCCTAAACAAAGACTCGTTCAATTTGCCAGCTGAGTTACAAGGCGGTGTGTCGAATATCTCGTCTCGTAGACCAAGTTACGCCGCTGAATCCTTTACTagaaataatttttatcatcaacCAAGCTTGAATCCACAATCTCCTCAACTAGGAGCTCAATCATCGaactttttcaacaatagaaaAGACTTGTCTTCGATAGCTATGTTCAATAATTATGCTAATAATCACTACCAACACAATGGGGACGGGAACTTTGATATAAATGACTCGTTTTCCAACTTGAATTTAAATGCTAAATTTAACGATTTCCAATCCAGGAGGCCCAGTCAGTTAGTGGATTTTTCATTCAGCCCCTTTGGTGATACtagacaacaacaacaacaacagcaacagcaatcACAATCGCAATCGCAATCGCAATCGCAATCACACGTACCAAATCAAAACCTACAACAACTGCAACCACATTTGACAAATGCGGGCAATAGTGCACCTTTTATTGCCTATCAGAACAAACAAAGTATGAATAGTGCGCAAAATCAATCCATGGGTCAGGGAAATCCTatcaaattggaaaacGGATTAATGTTACGAGATCAATACATTGTGGCTTCTCCtgaattgaaaagtttGTATATGAAAACCATCAAGTATTTCCAAGATCAGAGCATCACTGCTGACATTTTatctaaattgaataacTTGTTAACTAATCCAGTTATAATAAAGTTGATTACATTTATTAAGAATTTGAATAACCTCACATTTAACCATAAAATCCTTTGTCTtgttatcaacaaaaacgGAAAGTTTGATTTATTGTCTTACCCTCATAATTCTAATATATTTTTACAAAAGAATGATTTGGTTATTGTCGATGGTGATCGTGGAAAGGATTTGGTTATGATTGTTGAACCGTTagtgaatttgaattttgcAATCTTATTCAActttttaaagaaattggagCATTTGAAGAGTTTGACAATTATTGAGGGACACGTTACCAAAACTAACGGTGGAACTCATCCAACCACTATGGATgcatcaacaataattaaCTCACACCTGAACGAGGACAATGAATTCATTATAACTTTACCTACAAAACAAGTACTTCGTTTTGCGACACCTAAAGAAGTTCATAAAATTAGCGGGAAGTTTCTTGAGGAAAAGAAGGCATTTATCACTTGCtacaacaaaatcaaagagCTTAATCTTGATTCTGATTTATCACTTATAAATGTCGAGTACCAATGTGATTTTAAAAAGTTGATATTTTACTATTTTGCCGGATTCAAACGTATTGACTTCCGAGGTTTGATCAAAGaattgtttaaaatttataaaacaagaatttgGTTATGTGCTGTCTTGCCCTATAACAAACCAGAATTGTACATCACAATGGATAAGGAGGATTCTGAACCGAAGGTTGTACAAgtgaataataatttagttCCTAGAGAGTATGAGTTGACGAAtgatcaaattttgaatttttctaTCAACGAATTTGACAATTTAGCCACCCCAAGCTATTTCCATCTGAAAAATgttcaaaatttgataaagcATATGACTAATGAAATTAAGGGTCATTTCTACGGTTTCAATACAGGGAAAATTGAAGGTAATTATCAACCCGTGAAAACAGTTGATTTATCAGATCGTAGCAGAATTTTACCAAACTTTAACCCATTTGGagattttcaataa